The following are from one region of the Chloracidobacterium sp. genome:
- the rsmA gene encoding ribosomal RNA small subunit methyltransferase A, which yields MKGSKHTAKRAKKSLGQNFLVDETIIERIVDALDIDAGDRVIEIGPGRGALTDRLVDSNATVAAIELDRDLIGPLRERYAGNSAVQILEQDALTVKYGEVWHGNTASPAKLVANLPYYISTPILQVLADQRPAFSRLVLMFQREVAERIAAEPGSSARGFMTVLVEAAFEVEHLFDVPPTAFEPMPKVWSSVIRLIPKSSIDVNEHLFRTIVSAGFVQKRKTILNNLKLYSKEASTLLETAQIESGRRAETLSLEEWIRLSNAFEKHQMR from the coding sequence ATGAAGGGCTCGAAACATACAGCGAAGCGGGCCAAAAAGAGTCTGGGACAGAACTTTTTGGTTGACGAGACGATCATCGAACGGATCGTGGATGCTCTCGATATTGACGCCGGCGATCGCGTCATCGAGATCGGCCCAGGCCGCGGAGCGCTCACGGATCGCCTTGTCGATTCCAATGCAACGGTAGCGGCGATCGAATTGGACCGTGATCTGATAGGGCCTTTAAGAGAACGATACGCGGGAAATAGTGCGGTACAGATACTTGAGCAGGACGCTCTCACCGTGAAATACGGTGAAGTGTGGCACGGGAATACGGCTTCCCCGGCCAAGCTGGTTGCTAACCTTCCATACTATATCTCTACACCGATCCTTCAGGTGCTTGCCGATCAGCGTCCGGCGTTTTCCCGATTGGTATTGATGTTTCAACGTGAAGTTGCCGAACGGATCGCGGCAGAGCCGGGCTCATCGGCTCGAGGCTTTATGACCGTACTCGTTGAAGCCGCGTTCGAAGTAGAGCACCTGTTTGACGTGCCGCCAACGGCATTCGAACCAATGCCGAAGGTTTGGAGTTCAGTGATTCGCCTGATCCCCAAAAGTTCAATTGATGTAAACGAACATTTGTTTCGAACGATCGTATCGGCGGGCTTCGTGCAGAAGCGAAAAACGATCCTCAACAACCTGAAGTTGTATTCAAAGGAGGCATCTACATTATTGGAGACCGCGCAGATCGAATCCGGCCGCCGAGCCGAGACACTTTCGCTCGAAGAATGGATCAGGCTTTCAAACGCATTTGAGAAACACCAAATGCGATAG
- a CDS encoding DUF1800 domain-containing protein, translating to MRKILRSLPAVITALAITVNISGQADPDPNSPAPMVIAIKSNGRSAGREIVDRRQTTRVEPGSTMTLILNGLELMPFEGQNSFRVFLRQKSGKTFELQNTDLSSYDKDTLALSVRIFDRHGFRGQPSADGESLVYLTWRGLMSNVVKINVGKGDRPIDLPNDLAYASQFSNVSEAAGGYRWSGDRKRFLEQATFGPSSLLDSRLRRIGLRTWLAEQFEAPYPSSPYPNITQMPTTPPSNCTAASHPACYREHYTMMPLQKWFFLEAMYGEAQLRHRVAWALSQIWVTSGVGVQQASHQIAYYKMLGDNAFGNYRSLMEAATLNPAMGHYLDMARSTRTNPNENYPREILQLFSIGLYKLNLDGTVQLDNNGNPIETYDQDDVNNFTKVFTGWTFCNITCENSRPGIVNYKDPMIVVPGNHDLTAKTLLDYPGAPVTSISECTDCTTPEQTRLYAENSLRAALDNIFHHPNVGPFIGKLLIQHLVTSDPSPAYIERVAMKFNDNGNGVRGDMPTVIRSILLDPEARGDMKTAPRYGKLREPVQLITNLGRIFPARDFSGENISDGALASHAAKLGQHPFYSPTVFNYFAPDYVIPGTTILAPEFEILNTGRAVARTNFLHTFVFEGLTANATDSLRGTSLDISEYLPFSQDDASGSLLLDILNRKMLHSAISDGHRSAILNAIQAVPETNHPLRVRTAIYLIAASSQYQIQR from the coding sequence ATGCGCAAAATTCTTCGCTCGCTGCCTGCAGTAATCACTGCGCTTGCCATTACCGTCAACATTTCTGGTCAGGCCGATCCCGACCCTAATTCTCCTGCCCCAATGGTCATCGCGATCAAATCGAATGGTCGATCGGCTGGACGCGAGATCGTTGACCGGCGTCAAACGACCCGCGTTGAGCCGGGTTCGACGATGACCCTCATTTTGAACGGGTTGGAATTGATGCCGTTCGAGGGACAGAACTCGTTCCGGGTGTTCTTGCGGCAAAAAAGCGGCAAAACGTTCGAACTCCAAAACACCGATCTCTCCAGTTACGACAAAGATACTTTGGCGCTTAGCGTTCGTATTTTCGATCGGCACGGCTTTCGCGGTCAGCCGTCTGCGGACGGCGAATCGTTGGTCTATCTGACTTGGCGTGGATTGATGAGCAACGTCGTAAAGATCAATGTTGGTAAAGGCGATCGCCCGATCGATCTTCCGAACGACCTTGCGTATGCGTCCCAATTTTCGAATGTGTCGGAAGCCGCTGGCGGCTATCGGTGGTCCGGCGACCGAAAGCGCTTTCTTGAACAGGCGACGTTCGGGCCGTCGTCACTGCTTGACTCGCGTTTGCGCCGGATCGGCTTACGGACCTGGCTGGCCGAGCAGTTCGAAGCACCTTATCCGTCATCGCCGTACCCGAATATAACGCAGATGCCGACGACGCCTCCGAGCAATTGCACAGCCGCGTCACACCCCGCGTGTTACCGAGAACATTACACGATGATGCCCCTGCAGAAGTGGTTTTTCCTCGAAGCAATGTACGGCGAGGCGCAGCTGCGGCATCGTGTAGCATGGGCGTTGAGTCAGATATGGGTCACGTCCGGTGTCGGCGTTCAACAGGCAAGCCACCAGATCGCCTACTACAAAATGCTCGGCGACAATGCCTTCGGAAATTACCGATCTCTGATGGAAGCCGCAACCTTGAATCCGGCGATGGGCCACTATCTCGATATGGCCCGCAGTACAAGAACGAATCCCAACGAAAACTATCCGCGCGAGATCCTACAGTTGTTTTCGATCGGATTGTACAAGCTAAACCTCGATGGCACCGTTCAGCTCGACAATAATGGCAACCCGATAGAGACCTACGATCAGGATGACGTTAACAACTTTACGAAAGTCTTCACGGGTTGGACATTCTGCAACATCACCTGTGAGAATTCGCGACCCGGCATCGTCAATTACAAGGATCCGATGATCGTCGTTCCGGGGAATCACGATCTGACGGCGAAGACCCTTCTCGATTATCCAGGCGCACCTGTCACCTCGATCAGCGAATGTACTGACTGCACAACCCCCGAGCAAACGAGGCTTTATGCTGAAAACTCGTTAAGAGCGGCGTTGGACAATATATTTCATCATCCGAATGTCGGACCCTTTATTGGAAAGCTTCTTATCCAGCACCTCGTGACAAGCGATCCGTCACCTGCTTATATCGAACGGGTCGCGATGAAATTCAACGATAACGGCAATGGCGTCCGAGGTGACATGCCCACGGTGATCAGGTCAATATTGCTCGATCCTGAGGCTCGCGGCGATATGAAGACAGCTCCGCGCTATGGCAAGCTTCGCGAACCTGTCCAATTGATCACAAATCTCGGCCGCATCTTTCCGGCCCGGGACTTTAGCGGCGAGAATATCAGCGACGGAGCATTGGCAAGCCATGCCGCAAAGCTCGGGCAGCACCCGTTTTATTCACCGACGGTATTCAATTACTTCGCGCCTGATTACGTGATACCGGGGACCACGATCCTTGCTCCTGAGTTCGAGATACTGAACACCGGTCGAGCCGTCGCTCGTACAAATTTCCTTCATACGTTCGTTTTTGAGGGACTCACTGCGAATGCGACCGATTCTCTTCGCGGAACGTCGCTCGATATCAGCGAGTATCTGCCGTTCTCGCAGGACGATGCCAGCGGATCACTTTTGCTCGACATCCTTAACCGAAAGATGCTCCACAGTGCGATCTCTGATGGACACCGAAGCGCGATACTCAACGCCATTCAGGCTGTTCCCGAAACCAATCACCCTTTGCGGGTCAGAACCGCAATCTACCTTATCGCTGCCTCATCGCAGTACCAGATCCAGAGGTGA
- a CDS encoding DUF1501 domain-containing protein, with product MNESRRKFLRGTACGLSMATLAMRPDYFGLINTYAQAKGSRPGSVVPTDYRALVCIYLNGGNDGNNMVVPIHNDAGVSNYSAYSAARGSQGLALSQSTLLPMSVPRIGGLQYGLHPALGTVNGGVNPGIHPLYGTGRLAVVTNVGTLVQPLTRQQYIDGLPRPRQLFSHSDQTNQHHNASADIVMLSGWGGRISDRVTIPANPNRLIPTVSSLAGTRLFTVGEDTQPLSLAPAPTPLSTVLSLTGYNGTPIANARLAALNAGNLLTEGSDIIAASNEIHREAIRISQSLNNGSEVTAVFPNTDFGNQLKQIARLIKSRTTVGVNRQIFYCSMDGYDTHSGQLGAQNALFIQLSQAMRAFYDEMTAQGIADKVTQFTLTDFNRTFNPASSGSNVGSDHAWGNHAFVLGGAVNGGDFYGNNTSNGTPFPTLVQNGPDDADTNSAARGRWIPTTSVEQYAATLARWFGLEPGDMDYVFPNLQNFTTTDLGFMQSS from the coding sequence ATGAATGAATCACGACGCAAGTTCCTTCGAGGCACCGCCTGTGGATTGTCGATGGCGACCCTCGCGATGCGGCCCGACTATTTTGGCCTGATCAACACCTACGCACAGGCAAAAGGATCGCGGCCAGGCTCGGTCGTCCCAACGGACTACCGGGCCTTGGTCTGCATCTACCTCAACGGCGGGAACGACGGGAATAATATGGTCGTGCCGATACACAATGACGCAGGCGTCAGCAACTATTCGGCATACAGCGCCGCACGCGGCTCTCAAGGGCTGGCGCTGAGTCAGAGCACTTTGCTGCCGATGTCGGTCCCACGGATCGGCGGATTGCAGTATGGTCTGCATCCGGCTCTCGGAACCGTCAATGGCGGGGTCAATCCGGGCATCCATCCGCTCTATGGTACCGGACGGCTTGCCGTGGTCACGAACGTCGGCACACTTGTCCAACCGCTTACGCGGCAGCAGTATATCGACGGTTTGCCGCGGCCAAGACAGCTTTTCTCTCATTCCGATCAAACAAATCAGCACCACAACGCCAGCGCGGATATCGTGATGCTCTCGGGCTGGGGTGGCCGCATTTCGGACCGAGTAACGATCCCCGCCAATCCCAATCGGCTTATACCGACGGTCAGTTCGCTCGCGGGCACGCGGCTTTTTACGGTTGGTGAAGACACCCAACCGCTTTCTCTTGCGCCCGCCCCGACGCCGCTCAGCACCGTCCTTTCGCTCACAGGCTACAATGGAACGCCGATCGCAAATGCCCGGCTCGCGGCGCTGAACGCCGGTAATCTATTGACCGAAGGGAGTGATATCATCGCCGCCTCGAACGAGATACATCGCGAGGCGATAAGAATAAGCCAAAGTCTGAACAACGGTTCAGAGGTGACAGCCGTCTTCCCGAACACAGATTTTGGAAATCAATTGAAGCAGATCGCCAGGCTGATAAAGTCGAGAACGACCGTTGGGGTAAACCGTCAGATCTTCTATTGCTCAATGGATGGTTATGACACCCATTCGGGACAGTTGGGAGCGCAGAACGCATTGTTCATCCAATTAAGCCAGGCGATGCGTGCCTTTTATGATGAAATGACGGCTCAGGGAATTGCTGACAAGGTGACGCAGTTCACGCTTACGGACTTCAACCGAACATTCAACCCCGCCTCATCAGGAAGCAACGTTGGCAGCGACCACGCTTGGGGCAATCATGCATTCGTTCTCGGCGGTGCGGTCAATGGCGGCGACTTCTACGGAAATAACACAAGCAACGGAACGCCATTTCCAACGCTTGTTCAGAATGGCCCGGACGACGCTGACACGAATTCGGCCGCGCGGGGCCGCTGGATACCGACGACGTCGGTCGAGCAATATGCCGCGACGCTGGCTCGCTGGTTCGGCCTGGAGCCAGGCGACATGGACTACGTGTTCCCGAACCTGCAGAACTTTACCACGACCGACCTCGGCTTCATGCAGTCGAGCTGA
- the ribD gene encoding bifunctional diaminohydroxyphosphoribosylaminopyrimidine deaminase/5-amino-6-(5-phosphoribosylamino)uracil reductase RibD codes for MTERALELARAGAGQVSPNPLVGCVIVSAAGQVVGEGTYIKEKIVHAEVIALEQAGEQAKGGTAYVSLEPHDHFGKTPPCTEALINAGIRRVVCPIDDPNPLVSGRGFERLKNAGVEVVKGIGSTQASLVNEKFIHWHKAQRPFVHLKLAISLDGRISVDGSVSTALSGEAGRNRVQEIRHEHDAILVGAATVAIDDPNLTDRSLRKRRRPLVRIVLDNRLQTPLESKLVRTAKEIPTMIFTNSGDESLIGALTEMGVDVVRSDMGGRDIGAVLGELRKREIQSVLVEGGSEVAGSFVDSGFVDKFTFIISPMIIGGRSAPVAIGGAGPANVHEALRLANVTHRLHGSDLEITGYPQEKDTGA; via the coding sequence ATGACCGAACGCGCCCTTGAACTTGCGCGGGCCGGTGCGGGACAGGTCTCTCCTAATCCTCTTGTAGGCTGTGTCATCGTCTCTGCAGCCGGACAGGTCGTCGGCGAGGGGACGTACATCAAAGAGAAAATCGTTCACGCGGAGGTCATCGCCCTTGAACAGGCCGGCGAGCAGGCAAAGGGCGGAACAGCGTACGTTTCACTCGAGCCGCACGATCACTTCGGAAAAACGCCTCCGTGCACTGAAGCCTTGATCAACGCCGGTATCCGCCGCGTCGTTTGCCCGATCGACGACCCAAATCCGCTGGTATCCGGGCGGGGATTCGAACGACTTAAGAACGCCGGTGTCGAAGTCGTCAAAGGGATCGGCTCTACACAAGCGTCTCTGGTGAACGAGAAGTTCATTCACTGGCATAAAGCACAACGGCCGTTCGTCCATTTGAAGCTTGCGATATCGCTCGATGGTAGGATCTCGGTCGACGGGAGCGTGTCTACTGCACTATCCGGAGAAGCGGGCAGAAACAGAGTTCAGGAAATAAGGCACGAACACGACGCGATCCTCGTCGGCGCCGCGACCGTCGCAATAGACGACCCGAATCTTACCGACCGAAGCTTGCGCAAACGAAGACGCCCTCTTGTCCGGATCGTCCTGGATAACCGGTTACAGACACCTCTTGAATCCAAATTAGTTCGAACCGCAAAGGAAATTCCGACGATGATCTTCACGAATAGTGGAGACGAGAGCCTGATCGGAGCGCTGACGGAAATGGGTGTCGACGTAGTTCGATCTGACATGGGCGGCCGGGATATCGGGGCCGTGCTTGGCGAACTTCGCAAGCGCGAAATTCAAAGCGTTCTGGTCGAAGGCGGATCTGAGGTCGCCGGCTCGTTTGTCGATTCCGGTTTCGTTGACAAGTTCACTTTCATCATTTCGCCGATGATCATCGGCGGCCGATCAGCTCCTGTTGCGATCGGCGGCGCCGGGCCCGCGAACGTTCACGAGGCCTTGAGACTTGCGAACGTGACCCATAGGTTGCACGGCAGCGATCTGGAGATAACCGGGTATCCGCAAGAAAAAGACACCGGCGCTTAA
- the ftsY gene encoding signal recognition particle-docking protein FtsY produces MAFFWKRKKDDGFSSSVLGLDRSIEELKAQEAAVERELGVRFSNAISKTRDSINTRLDTIFEGRKQIDDVLLDELEEMLISTDIGVQTTLKVLEAVRTGVSRKEINDIAALKAVMKSELLDILKHSTEHGVASETAVDDTIKPYVLMVVGVNGVGKTTTIGKLSQRIKDEGNDVLICAADTFRAAASDQLEIWAERAGVPIVQQKQGTDPAAVLFDALQSAKARNSDVLIVDTAGRLHNKANLMAELEKMKRIAGREVVGAPHETLLVIDAVTGQNGLEQARQFTKVADVTGIVLTKLDGTAKGGIAIAIAKELNLPIRYVGIGEQVTDLTVFDAENYVNSLFS; encoded by the coding sequence ATGGCATTTTTCTGGAAGCGAAAGAAGGACGATGGCTTTTCGTCATCAGTGTTAGGACTCGACCGATCGATCGAGGAACTAAAGGCACAAGAGGCGGCCGTCGAACGGGAGCTTGGGGTCCGGTTCTCAAATGCCATTTCGAAGACCCGCGATTCAATAAACACAAGGCTTGACACGATCTTCGAAGGCCGTAAACAGATCGACGACGTTCTTCTGGACGAGCTCGAGGAAATGCTCATATCGACGGATATCGGCGTGCAGACGACGCTCAAGGTGCTGGAGGCCGTGAGAACCGGCGTGTCTCGCAAAGAGATAAACGACATCGCTGCCTTGAAGGCCGTGATGAAGTCAGAATTGCTCGATATCCTTAAGCATTCGACCGAACACGGTGTTGCCTCAGAGACGGCTGTCGACGATACCATCAAGCCTTACGTGTTGATGGTCGTCGGCGTGAACGGTGTCGGGAAAACAACAACGATCGGGAAATTGTCGCAACGGATCAAAGACGAAGGTAACGACGTCCTCATATGTGCTGCCGATACATTCAGGGCCGCTGCGTCCGATCAGCTTGAGATCTGGGCAGAACGGGCAGGTGTTCCGATAGTGCAGCAAAAACAGGGGACGGATCCGGCGGCTGTGCTATTCGATGCATTGCAGTCGGCAAAGGCCAGGAATTCTGACGTTTTGATCGTTGACACCGCGGGCCGTTTGCACAATAAGGCGAACCTTATGGCGGAGCTCGAGAAAATGAAAAGGATCGCCGGTCGGGAAGTAGTAGGTGCACCGCACGAGACGCTTTTGGTGATCGATGCCGTAACCGGGCAGAATGGGCTAGAACAGGCACGACAGTTTACCAAGGTCGCAGATGTTACCGGCATCGTGCTTACAAAACTCGACGGAACTGCAAAGGGCGGTATTGCGATCGCGATCGCGAAGGAGCTTAATCTGCCGATCAGGTATGTCGGCATCGGCGAACAGGTGACCGATCTGACGGTCTTTGATGCCGAGAATTACGTGAACAGCCTGTTTAGTTGA
- a CDS encoding HD domain-containing protein, whose amino-acid sequence MPPKRTKISLVYFVICTLLLVGLVPLVLTGWFLSERSGQELRAVENRYQIQLVQEKARQIEMFGQRHSDLVVGLATAFSLAGEGSVFSSAKTDAKLEATLRENPDLLALYVSPSSAEPLSLYRPGNIGREEIQTIATQILDGLSDQKILISEPKVIGSAKESVMAMASPIIVDGTKIGSVTAIVSLREISRRVVGSNAMTESDLWKSGLPIIYVVDQSGRTVFHPDPALVRDQRSLTELRIVDEWQQSNHQIQSGLVPFSASFDDVTHDMIGAYSTVNIANQTKFGVITMQDEAKALASVGEMRTQTWLISLLFALLALLIGSFAARSLTSPILKLSSAAERIAAGDLSTRVESRNITEIGTLGESFNTMSDRLEQYIESLAKAARENRELFVGTVKALAAAIDGKDKYTRGHSERVARISVAIGKQLGMGEEELETLRISALLHDVGKIAIDDSILKKPAALTKEEFEIMKTHPVKGYKIMSQIPAMKDFLPGMYMHHEMVNGQGYPQGLKDAEIPLQAKIVSVADTFDAMTIDRPYSKGMLLPEALDKIQELVGTRYDQSVVTALVKGCESGEIGRGVVQFIANAQSGTEKQINVGVARSLESSPAADDLLDIPPLSVHPNERANSNRDMAG is encoded by the coding sequence ATGCCCCCGAAACGAACGAAAATCAGCCTGGTTTACTTTGTCATTTGCACCCTTCTCCTCGTTGGGCTGGTTCCGCTTGTATTGACCGGCTGGTTTCTGTCGGAACGAAGCGGCCAGGAACTTCGGGCGGTCGAAAATCGCTATCAGATCCAGTTAGTTCAAGAAAAGGCGCGTCAGATCGAAATGTTCGGCCAGCGTCATTCGGACCTGGTTGTCGGATTGGCAACGGCATTTTCACTTGCCGGCGAGGGTTCCGTTTTCTCGTCTGCCAAGACCGACGCAAAACTGGAGGCCACGCTGCGGGAAAACCCAGACCTTCTAGCTCTCTACGTCAGTCCGTCAAGCGCCGAACCGCTTTCGCTTTATCGTCCCGGCAATATCGGACGGGAAGAGATACAAACGATCGCAACGCAGATACTGGACGGCCTGTCCGATCAGAAGATCCTGATCAGCGAGCCGAAGGTTATCGGTTCTGCGAAAGAATCTGTAATGGCGATGGCCTCGCCGATAATCGTGGACGGAACAAAGATCGGATCGGTTACGGCGATCGTTTCACTTCGCGAGATCTCGAGACGAGTGGTCGGTTCAAATGCGATGACCGAGAGTGATCTATGGAAATCCGGGCTTCCGATCATTTATGTGGTCGATCAATCCGGTCGAACCGTATTTCATCCGGACCCGGCATTGGTTCGTGACCAAAGATCGCTTACCGAACTCCGTATCGTTGACGAATGGCAGCAGTCGAATCATCAGATCCAGTCCGGACTGGTGCCTTTTTCCGCGAGCTTCGACGACGTTACGCACGATATGATCGGGGCCTATTCGACTGTGAACATCGCGAACCAAACCAAGTTCGGCGTCATCACTATGCAGGACGAAGCAAAGGCACTTGCATCTGTAGGCGAAATGCGGACGCAGACATGGCTTATCAGCCTTCTCTTTGCACTTCTGGCGCTGTTGATCGGCTCATTCGCAGCTCGTTCTTTGACCTCGCCGATCCTGAAACTATCTTCAGCCGCCGAGCGGATCGCTGCAGGCGACCTTTCAACCCGCGTCGAATCGAGAAATATAACCGAGATCGGAACCCTCGGCGAATCGTTCAATACGATGAGCGATCGGCTCGAGCAGTATATCGAAAGCCTGGCAAAGGCCGCCCGCGAAAACCGCGAGCTCTTCGTCGGTACGGTCAAGGCGCTCGCGGCCGCAATTGACGGCAAGGACAAATATACGCGCGGCCACTCAGAACGCGTCGCGAGAATATCGGTAGCGATCGGAAAACAACTGGGTATGGGTGAAGAGGAACTAGAAACGCTCAGGATAAGCGCATTGCTTCACGACGTCGGCAAGATCGCCATCGACGACAGTATTCTCAAAAAGCCGGCTGCATTGACCAAAGAAGAATTCGAGATAATGAAGACCCATCCGGTAAAGGGTTACAAGATCATGTCGCAGATACCGGCAATGAAGGACTTCCTGCCCGGGATGTATATGCATCACGAGATGGTCAACGGTCAGGGATATCCGCAGGGCCTGAAAGACGCCGAGATACCGCTTCAGGCAAAGATCGTATCTGTTGCGGACACCTTCGATGCAATGACGATCGATCGGCCATATTCGAAGGGTATGCTGCTGCCGGAAGCATTGGACAAGATCCAGGAACTCGTCGGCACACGGTACGACCAGAGCGTCGTCACGGCGCTTGTAAAAGGCTGCGAGTCTGGCGAGATCGGGCGAGGGGTGGTCCAGTTCATAGCAAACGCACAAAGCGGAACCGAAAAACAGATCAATGTAGGGGTGGCCCGTTCGCTTGAGAGTTCACCGGCCGCCGACGACCTACTCGATATCCCGCCTTTGTCCGTCCATCCGAATGAGCGAGCAAATTCAAACAGAGATATGGCAGGTTGA